A region from the Bacillus sp. Marseille-P3661 genome encodes:
- a CDS encoding HAD family hydrolase — MIKMIICDLDGTLLTEKNEISIKDKQAVNMALQQGIDFCLASGRKDIDIKAVANMLGSKFHRISQNGGFIYTVEEKQLHETTFPPEVAIELYERIKKENLITFLSTIDKEYVEERTEHIIKIEERLFSPVLEEKNLLNKIGKTIFPSKLILNGTEEQICKLHKELTEQYPNVMDAYISESKILDIVPKNISKGNAILILLDHLDINQEEIACIGDSFNDIPMFQLTEHSFAMATAHQDVKKAATHVVETVADAIYELIGVKTDQ; from the coding sequence ATGATTAAAATGATAATCTGTGATCTGGATGGAACCTTATTAACCGAGAAAAATGAAATAAGTATAAAGGATAAACAAGCTGTAAATATGGCTTTACAGCAAGGCATAGATTTTTGCCTTGCATCAGGTCGAAAGGATATCGATATTAAAGCTGTTGCAAATATGTTAGGATCAAAATTCCATCGTATTAGTCAAAATGGCGGCTTTATTTATACCGTCGAGGAAAAACAACTACATGAAACTACATTTCCGCCTGAAGTAGCAATAGAATTATATGAGCGAATTAAAAAAGAAAATCTAATTACTTTTCTCTCAACGATCGATAAAGAATATGTGGAAGAAAGAACGGAGCATATAATAAAGATTGAAGAAAGATTGTTTAGTCCTGTACTAGAAGAAAAAAATTTGTTAAATAAAATAGGAAAAACTATCTTTCCATCAAAGTTAATTCTTAATGGAACAGAGGAACAAATATGTAAGCTACACAAAGAGCTGACTGAGCAGTATCCCAACGTAATGGATGCCTATATATCTGAATCGAAAATACTGGATATTGTTCCAAAGAATATAAGCAAAGGTAATGCCATTCTTATTTTGCTTGACCACCTTGATATCAATCAAGAGGAAATTGCATGTATTGGGGATTCTTTTAATGATATACCAATGTTTCAATTGACTGAGCACAGCTTTGCGATGGCTACTGCCCATCAGGATGTAAAAAAAGCAGCTACTCATGTTGTAGAAACAGTAGCAGATGCAATTTACGAATTAATCGGAGTGAAAACCGATCAATAA
- a CDS encoding ketopantoate reductase family protein, with translation MNIVVMGAGAVGGYFGGKLAFKGNRVTFLVRPKRYEQLKKHGLNVYSVHGDFSICPTLAKDVSQIKEPDLVILSLKNYHLNEALPQISELVQKGSKILPLLNGVEHLDLLVSKYGKENVLGGLCQIETTLNSQGDVVQTSHMQDIIFGSLTSEKSQMVNKLEEKMREAGITVTLSENILTDIWRKYIFITSLSGITSALRQPIGVAIKDVETFSFLQEMIKEIVAIAKLKGVFIPEDMGDQIIQMLQNLPPAMTSSMHRDLQKGLPLELDSIQGAVLKFAAEYGVSTPNVKALYSLLHPFKNGSIIESE, from the coding sequence ATGAATATTGTAGTAATGGGTGCTGGTGCAGTTGGTGGATATTTCGGTGGAAAGCTAGCTTTTAAGGGAAATAGGGTTACGTTTTTAGTACGCCCCAAACGATATGAACAGCTAAAGAAACACGGTCTAAATGTATATAGTGTTCACGGAGATTTTTCGATTTGCCCTACATTGGCAAAAGACGTAAGCCAAATTAAAGAACCTGATCTAGTTATATTATCTTTAAAAAATTACCATCTAAATGAAGCTCTACCACAAATTAGTGAATTAGTTCAAAAAGGATCAAAAATACTTCCTCTATTAAATGGTGTAGAGCATCTTGATTTGTTGGTTTCAAAGTATGGAAAGGAAAATGTACTAGGAGGTTTATGCCAAATAGAAACAACACTCAATTCACAAGGAGATGTTGTGCAAACAAGTCATATGCAAGATATTATTTTTGGTTCATTGACCTCAGAAAAGTCCCAGATGGTGAATAAGCTTGAAGAAAAGATGAGAGAAGCTGGCATTACTGTAACATTGTCAGAAAATATTTTAACTGATATTTGGAGGAAATATATATTTATTACATCTTTAAGTGGGATTACATCAGCACTACGCCAACCAATTGGAGTTGCAATCAAGGATGTAGAAACCTTTTCATTTTTACAAGAGATGATTAAGGAAATAGTGGCAATCGCTAAACTTAAAGGAGTTTTTATACCAGAGGATATGGGTGATCAGATTATTCAAATGCTCCAAAATCTACCACCCGCAATGACATCATCGATGCATCGTGATCTTCAAAAAGGCCTGCCACTTGAGTTAGATAGTATCCAAGGAGCAGTTTTGAAATTTGCAGCAGAATATGGTGTATCAACTCCAAATGTAAAGGCACTATATTCATTGCTACATCCTTTCAAGAATGGTTCTATCATTGAGTCTGAATGA